One region of Parambassis ranga chromosome 12, fParRan2.1, whole genome shotgun sequence genomic DNA includes:
- the znf462 gene encoding zinc finger protein 462, with protein MEVLQCDGCDFRAESYDDLKTHIQEVHTVFLQPADADESDSLKDEDEDEEEEEYEDKDDKDYTPPKAGTSPSATDSTNQTSQKQTAEAHSPFYQCKFCVRYFRSKSLLRNHTKKVHNVIEDDSDGSISSHTAKQPSYNVIMHNDHSKVYSCQYCTYKSPRKARMMKHQLMYHNKVPSESTGDPPEYVEVREDSDSAAGVMKGTFACEWCDYQTDQKDSWTNHVVKEHSDKVNVVSCFSELEGETSANSPKPDSPSSSHSPTRSQRSFPDVSEKEESVRKASENALDKSVADLTSFQYAQISAVTPNSTGSSILSKRFASTDVSNNVIDMEANLHNEEDSRSSLEDDDDDEELGDIDDPSYTGTLSADAKQLLTDDDNKLLETKGIPFRKYMNRFQCPFCSFLTMHRRSISRHIENIHLSGKTTVYKCDECPFICTSPLKLGTHKQTHISSELETLDLTSDSPEPQNDSTAEPVNGGNVSSKVNGKKTTSTPNDQQNPHRCTLCSFSTTTLKGLRVHQQHKHSYCDDLDATVFEAQLTDQPDSEVDASPIFVQKTQTSILGLATKKPLVTGKRARKSINDLPLDLSSVKKRTRIDEIASNLQSKISQSQQDTIINLDDMDDEDAGENHGSADEGRNHDNQNPVFAYNTQQLHTRESTISNEGGRIGKRKSNPKSKPRSIPISLTLSDDSENISADPSDGTGQESMDYSEDPGTARFYCKHCDYHNKSARSVSTHYQRMHPYIKFSFKYILDPEDQSAVFRCLECYIEYTNYNDLHQHYMDHHPEASNVLNFNQPHLLYMCRFCSYTSPNVRSLMPHYQRMHPTVKINNAMIFSSYIVEQTHKSGESQTLREILNSGPKSFNSGTSMPRSSSSPVLKNVSKSPEANTEAEPLKEAMGGNVVVYDCDICSFASPNMHSVLVHYQKKHPEQKASYFRIQKTMKVVSVDQSQPVANSSYSSSLSTTPKQSGAALYGTDEELYYCKHCVYSNRSVVGVLVHYQKRHPEVKVTAKYIKHGAPTPGLMKLMDELQIATPKQFLKQFQNNGHDGSNNSSPKTGTGEKGEDELFFCQHCDYGNRTVKGVLIHYQKKHRETKANADLVRRHTAVVRSQRERAQMVQSGSVSSAAVPAPPDPENATPLRSLKCRHCSYTSPYVYALKKHLKKEHPTVKATAMTILHWAYQDGILEAGYHCEWCIYSHAEPQGLLLHYQRRHPEHNVDYAYMASKLWAGPETTQQGGNMETKHYKCRDCAFEACTIWDITSHYQAVHPWAIKGDESVLLDIIKGNDSAEKIHQQMAKEPLNCQSVEDDGALVIATPLQESNPHPAHPRLSISNNPYRCTVCLSEYNSLHGLLTHYGKKHPGMKVKAADFAQEADINPSSVYKCRHCPYVNSRIHGVLTHYQKRHPLVKVTAEDFADDIEQITELHEGDDKFKTQRQGYGAYRCKMCPYTHGTLEKLKIHYEKYHNQSASDMFAHSLANFSSYREGEPVAECSAGNLSSAAKVQEVSELDLALSQLPINKTEKHAIFKCQLCKYFCSTRKGIARHYRIKHNNVRAQPEGKNNVFKCSLCSYTNPIRKGLAAHYQKRHDIDAYYTHCLAASKTVSEKPNKVMSPPPSEGENSEMSEDLRLAVERRRCSLCAFQAFSRKSIVSHYIKRHPGVFPKKQHSSKLGRYFTVIYAKEPENLRTGALAEEDKDMLEVPLESEQDGDNDWLPFKCLKCFRLSFSTGELLSMHYNDHHSNDLKRDFEVSPGPGEEESELYQCSHCELKFLSLPALAKHLLNHNEEFQKRAMRQERRRQLLSKQKAAELPDNKLDKESPVNNTPIGFRCKFCVEIHPTLRAICNHLRKHVQYGEVKEGHVKQEVSDVPLTLPSESLTNGDLEEEEATEADGLERPAATAIDPTFSTASSGGAAVAVETLDPETDADEGMAAALVATAVSEDQLKQRLVAGGHPCAQCNRVFMSMQGLRSHERSHSAMALFSREDKYSCQYCQFVSPFRHNLDRHVQSHHGHHKPFKCKFCPFKSAYVSRLKSHLHKAHTGEQHTYKCLSCPFSSMTISQLKEHSLRDHGEALTLPKLRAATQAAHATLRPSRLADNTEQTPMAQDDPSYLEPADVRQQLSHYQLASRSQMSSSSTPAGSTMADGRPDSVLTCEFCEFSSGYMQSLRRHYRDRHGGKKLFKCKDCSFFTCYKNTFTMHVEAGHNNNAPEDLPKDLRCPLCLYHTKHKSNMIDHIVLHREERVAPLEVSRSKLSRHLQGLVFRCHKCTFTCSSDQALQLHLQKHAEIKPYQCQLCYYDSSRRNQLEEHLRLEHKVIRNFELMGRVNLDQLEMIKEQGSSAEEEEERQIIEMVVDQKEALEEEEEEEEEVEEEEEEEEDNDDDERMEIMEGQVEMDSPELEDNIKDEEDGMEGEEEEEEEVKAVEEGKSTLQEVLASPISSSSSSSVPSSAEKRLPCEFCGRCFTNSLEWERHVLRHGMMVNNSRMDTTSSSTTSAIEASAPSSTSSSVFVDTKPDLSANTKEEATPADASLTSQSQYVEDKEMLDTKKDQQSG; from the exons ATGGAGGTATTGCAGTGTGATGGCTGTGACTTCCGTGCTGAGTCGTACGATGACTTGAAGACCCATATACAGGAGGTGCACACTGTCTTCTTGCAGCCTGCAGATGCAGATGAGTCTGATTCTCTgaaagatgaggatgaagacgaggaagaagaggaataTGAGGACAAGGATGACAAGGATTATACGCCTCCTAAAGCTGGAACGA GCCCCAGTGCTACTGACAGTACCAACCAAACATCTCAGAAGCAGACAGCTGAAGCCCACTCGCCGTTTTACCAGTGCAAGTTCTGTGTTCGTTACTTCAGATCCAAGTCTTTGTTAAGAAACCACACCAAAAAGGTGCATAATGTCATCGAGGATGACTCGGATGGAAGcatctcctcacacacagcaaaacagCCCAGCTACAACGTTATAATGCACAATGACCATTCAAAAGTGTATTCCTGTCAATATTGCACATACAAGTCTCCACGCAAAGCAAGGATGATGAAACACCAACTGATGTATCACAACAAAGTTCCCTCAGAAAGCACCGGAGATCCTCCGGAGTACGTCGAGGTCAGAGAGGATTCTGACTCAGCTGCTGGGGTGATGAAGGGAACATTTGCCTGTGAGTGGTGCGACTACCAGACTGACCAGAAGGACAGCTGGACGAATCACGTGGTGAAGGAACACAGCGACAAGGTCAACGTTGTCTCCTGCTTCTCAGAGCTGGAAGGAGAGACGAGTGCAAACTCACCCAAACCTGATTCCCCTTCTTCTTCCCATAGCCCAACAAGATCACAGAGGAGTTTTCCTGATGTGTCTGAAAAGGAGGAGTCAGTCAGAAAAGCATCAGAAAACGCTTTGGATAAGTCAGTAGCAGACCTCACATCCTTCCAATATGCCCAGATAAGTGCAGTAACACCCAACAGCACCGGTTCCTCCATTTTGTCTAAGAGGTTTGCATCAACTGATGTGTCCAACAATGTCATAGACATGGAGGCCAACCTACACAATGAGGAAGACTCACGGAGCAGCttagaggatgatgatgacgatgaagagctggggGATATAGATGATCCCAGCTATACTGGAACCCTGTCTGCAGATGCAAAGCAGTTATTAACTGATGACGATAATAAATTATTGGAGACTAAAGGAATACCTTTCAGAAAGTACATGAACCGGTTTCAGTGCCCGTtctgctccttcctcaccaTGCACAGGCGGAGCATCTCTCGGCACATCGAGAACATCCACCTCTCTGGCAAGACCACAGTGTATAAATGTGATGAATGCCCGTTTATTTGCACCAGCCCTCTGAAACTAGGCACGCACAAGCAGACTCACATCTCCTCCGAACTGGAGACTTTGGACCTAACAAGTGATAGTCCAGAACCTCAGAATGACAGCACCGCAGAGCCTGTTAATGGGGGTAACGTTAGTTCCAAAGTtaatggaaaaaagacaacCAGCACACCGAATGACCAGCAGAACCCTCACCGCTGCAcgctctgcagcttctccaccaccactctgaaaggtctgagggtccACCAGCAGCATAAGCATTCCTACTGTGATGACCTAGACGCCACTGTCTTTGAAGCCCAGCTGACCGACCAGCCAGATTCAGAAGTGGATGCTTCTCCAATCTTTGTACAAAAAACCCAGACCTCCATTTTAGGACTTGCCACCAAGAAGCCCTTAGTCACAGGGAAAAGAGCCAGGAAATCCATTAATGACTTGCCTTTGGATTTGTCCTCAGTAAAAAAGAGAACAAGAATTGATGAAATAGCCAGTAACCTTCAGAGTAAGATAAGCCAAAGCCAACAGGACACCATCATAAATCTGGACGACATGGATGATGAAGATGCAGGGGAGAATCATGGCAGTGCAGATGAGGGTAGAAACCATGACAACCAAAACCCTGTCTTTGCAtacaacacacaacagcttcacacaagagaatccacaATCTCTAATGAGGGAGGCAGaataggaaaaagaaaaagcaaccCCAAGTCCAAGCCTAGAAGCATTCCTATATCGCTGACTCTCTCAGATGACAGTGAGAACATCTCTGCTGATCCCAGTGATGGCACCGGCCAGGAGAGCATGGACTATTCGGAGGATCCCGGAACTGCACGTTTCTACTGTAAACACTGTGATTACCACAACAAATCAGCTCGTAGCGTCAGCACCCACTACCAGAGGATGCACCCTTACATCAAGTTCAGCTTTAAGTACATCCTGGACCCTGAAGACCAGAGTGCAGTCTTCCGCTGCTTAGAGTGCTACATTGAATACACAAATTACAACGACCTACACCAACACTACATGGATCACCACCCTGAAGCGAGCAACGTGCTCAACTTCAACCAGCCCCATCTCCTGTACATGTGTCGCTTCTGTTCCTACACGAGTCCCAACGTCAGGAGCCTGATGCCCCACTACCAAAGAATGCACCCCACTGTCAAAATCAACAATGCCATGATCTTCTCCAGCTATATTGTGGAACAGACGCACAAATCGGGTGAATCGCAAACACTGAGAGAAATATTAAACTCTGGCCCCAAGAGTTTTAATTCAGGCACATCAATGCCCAGGTCCTCCTCAAGTCCAGTTCTAAAAAATGTTTCCAAGTCTCCTGAAGCTAACACTGAGGCCGAGCCTCTCAAAGAAGCTATGGGTGGCAATGTTGTTGTCTATGATTGTGACATTTGTTCTTTTGCCAGCCCCAACATGCACTCTGTTTTGGTGCACTACCAGAAGAAGCACCCAGAGCAAAAGGCGTCATATTTCCGTATACAGAAAACGATGAAGGTCGTCTCGGTGGATCAGTCTCAGCCTGTAGCAAACTCCTCGTACAGCTCCAGCTTGTCTACGACTCCGAAACAGTCAGGTGCTGCACTGTATGGAACAGATGAAGAACTGTACTACTGTAAACACTGCGTGTACAGCAACAGATctgttgttggtgtgttggtgcattatcagaAAAGACACCCAGAAGTGAAGGTGACAGCAAAATACATCAAACATGGCGCTCCCACTCCTGGTTTAATGAAATTAATGGATGAATTACAAATTGCAACTCCAAAGCAGTTTTTGAAGCAGTTTCAAAATAATGGCCACGATGGATCTAATAACTCAAGTCCTAAAACAGGAACTGGTGAGAAAGGTGAAGATGAGCTGTTCTTCTGTCAGCACTGTGATTATGGCAACCGTACTGTAAAAGGAGTGCTTATCCATTACCAGAAGAAGCACAGGGAGACTAAGGCCAATGCCGACCTGGTACGTCGTCACACTGCAGTTGTCCGAAGTCAGCGTGAGCGAGCACAGATGGTTCAGTCCGGTAGTGTCTCCTCCGCTGCGGTGCCAGCTCCACCAGACCCTGAAAATGCTACACCTTTGCGCTCTCTTAAGTGTAGACACTGTTCTTATACATCCCCTTATGTCTATGCCCTGAAGAAGCACCTGAAGAAGGAACACCCCACTGTGAAAGCCACCGCCATGACCATTCTACACTGGGCTTACCAAGATGGCATTCTGGAGGCTGGCTACCACTGTGAGTGGTGCATTTACTCTCATGCTGAACCCCAGGGCCTGCTGCTCCATTACCAAAGACGCCATCCTGAACATAACGTTGATTATGCATACATGGCCAGTAAGCTGTGGGCTGGGCCTGAAACCACACAACAAGGGGGCAATATGGAAACGAAACATTACAAATGCAGAGACTGTGCCTTCGAGGCCTGCACAATATGGGACATAACCAGTCACTATCAGGCAGTCCATCCTTGGGCTATAAAAGGGGATGAATCTGTGCTACTGGATATCATCAAAGGGAATGACTCAGCTGAAAAAATCCACCAGCAGATGGCTAAAGAACCTTTGAATTGCCAGTCTGTTGAAGATGATGGAGCACTGGTCATTGCCACCCCACTTCAAGAGAGCAATCCCCATCCTGCCCACCCACGCCTTTCCATCTCTAATAATCCTTATCggtgcactgtgtgtctgtcagagtaCAACAGTCTCCACGGCCTCCTCACCCACTATGGAAAGAAGCACCCAGGTATGAAAGTAAAAGCTGCAGATTTTGCACAGGAGGCAGACATCAACCCCAGTTCTGTGTACAAATGTCGCCATTGTCCGTACGTAAACTCCCGCATCCATGGTGTCCTGACTCACTACCAGAAGAGGCACCCATTAGTAAAAGTAACGGCAGAAGACTTTGCAGATGATATAGAGCAAATCACAGAGCTGCACGAAGGAGACGATAAGTTCAAAACTCAAAGGCAGGGCTACGGCGCATACAGATGCAAAATGTGCCCATACACACACGGGACACTGGAGAAGCTGAAAATCCATTATGAGAAGTATCACAATCAGTCTGCCTCCGATATGTTCGCTCACTCTCTGGCAAATTTTTCTTCTTACAGAGAAGGAGAGCCTGTAGCTGAATGCAGTGCTGGCAATTTATCAAGTGCAGCAAAAGTGCAGGAGGTCAGTGAATTGGACCTTGCCCTCTCTCAGTTACCCATCAATAAGACAGAGAAACACGCTATATTTAAGTGTCAGCTCTGCAAATACTTCTGCTCTACCCGTAAAGGCATCGCTCGCCATTACCGCATCAAGCACAACAATGTCCGCGCTCAGCCAGAGGGTAAAAACAACGTCTTCAAATGTTCTCTGTGTTCGTACACAAACCCTATTCGCAAAGGTCTGGCAGCACACTACCAGAAGCGCCATGATATTGATGCCTACTACACCCATTGCCTGGCTGCTTCCAAGACAGTGAGCGAAAAGCCAAACAAAGTGATGTCACCGCCGCCGTCAGAAGGGGAGAATTCAGAAATGAGTGAAGACTTGCGTTTGGCTGTGGAGAGACGAAGGTGTTCTCTGTGCGCCTTCCAGGCCTTCAGCAGGAAGAGCATCGTCTCACACTACATAAAACGCCACCCAGGTGTCTTCCCCAAGAAGCAACATTCTAGCAAGCTTGGTCGCTACTTCACTGTCATTTATGCCAAAGAACCTGAGAACCTGAGAACTGGTGCATtggcagaggaagacaaagacatgCTGGAGGTCCCGCTGGAATCGGAGCAGGACGGAGATAACGACTGGCTGCCATTCAAGTGTCTCAAGTGCTTCCGGTTGTCCTTCAGCACAGGCGAGCTGCTCTCTATGCACTACAACGACCACCACAGCAACGACTTGAAGCGGGACTTTGAAGTATCACCTGGTCCCGGGGAGGAGGAGTCTGAGCTGTATCAGTGCTCTCACTGTGAGCTGAAGTTCctgtctcttcctgctctggCTAAACATCTATTGAATCACAACGAGGAGTTTCAGAAGAGGGCCAtgaggcaggagaggaggaggcagctgctcagcaaacagaaagctgcagagctGCCGGACAACAAACTTGATAAG GAAAGCCCTGTAAATAACACTCCCATTGGATTCAGGTGTAAATTCTGCGTGGAGATACACCCAACGCTTCGAGCTATCTGCAACCACCTGAGGAAACATGTCCAGTATGGAGAGGTCAAAGAGGGACACGTGAAG caggaagtcagtgaCGTCCCACTGACGCTGCCCTCAGAGAGCCTAACTAATGGTgacctggaggaggaagaggcaacTGAAGCAGACGGCCTCGAGAGACCTGCAGCCACGGCAATAGACCCGACGTTTTCCACAGCTTCTTCTGGTGGCGCTGCTGTTGCCGTGGAAACCCTGGATCCAGAAACGGATGCGGACGAAGGAATGGCGGCAGCCCTCGTGGCCACCGCGGTGTCAGAGGATCAGCTGAAGCAGCGGCTGGTGGCGGGGGGTCACCCGTGTGCCCAGTGCAACCGAGTCTTCATGTCCATGCAGGGACTGAGGTCCCATGAGAGGAGCCACTCAGCCATGGCGCTGTTCAGCAGAGAGGACAAATACAGCTGCCAGTATTGCCAGTTTGTCTCACCATTCAGACACAA TCTGGACAGACATGTGCAGTCTCACCACGGGCACCACAAGCCCTTCAAGTGCAAGTTCTGCCCCTTTAAATCTGCCTATGTGAGTCGCTTGAAGAGCCACCTGCACAAggcacacacag GCGAGCAGCACACATACAAGTGCTTGTCGTGCCCATTCTCCTCCATGACCATCAGCCAGCTGAAGGAGCACTCTCTGAGAGACCACGGTGAGGCTCTGACCCTCCCCAAACTCAGAGCCGCCACCCAGGCTGCACATGCCACCCTCAGGCCATCCAGACTGGCCGATAACACAGAGCAGACTCCCATGGCCCAGGATG ACCCTTCATACCTGGAGCCAGCAGATGTTCGCCAGCAGCTTAGTCATTACCAGCTGGCCTCCCGCAGTCAAATGTCTTCCAGCTCAACACCTGCTGGCTCAACAATGGCTGACGGTCGCCCAGACAGCGTCCTAACGTGTGAGTTCTGTGAGTTCAGCTCTGGGTACATGCAGAGTCTGCGCCGGCACTACAGGGACCGCCACGGTGGCAAGAAGCTATTCAAGTGCAAAGACTGTTCTTTTTTCACCTGCTACAA GAATACCTTCACCATGCATGTGGAGGCCGGTCACAATAACAACGCACCTGAGGACCTGCCTAAAGACCTGCGCTGCCCTCTCTGCCTTTACCATACCAAACACAAGAGCAATATGATCGACCACATTGTTCTGCACAGAG AAGAGCGTGTGGCTCCGCTGGAGGTCAGCCGCTCCAAGCTGTCACGCCACCTTCAGGGCCTGGTGTTCCGTTGCCACAAATGCACCTTCACCTGCTCCAGCGACCAGGCGCTTCAGCTGCACCTGCAGAAGCACGCTGAGATCAAGCCCTACCAGTGCCAGCTCTGCTATTACGACAGCAGCCGCCGGAACCAGCTAGAGGAGCATCTACGCCTCGAGCACAAG GTCATCCGGAACTTTGAGCTGATGGGCCGGGTCAACCTGGACCAGCTGGAGATGATAAAGGAACAGGGGAGCAgcgcagaggaggaagaggagaggcaaaTTATTGAAATGGTTGTAGATCAAAAAGaagctctggaggaggaggaggaggaagaggaggaggtggaggaggaggaggaagaggaggaggacaatgaCGACGATGAAAGGATGGAAATTATGGAGGGCCAGGTCGAAATGGATAGTCCGGAGCTAGAGGATAACATCAAGGATGAAGAGGATGgcatggagggagaagaagaggaggaggaagaagtgaaAGCGGTGGAAGAAGGGAAGTCTACCCTGCAAG AAGTCCTTGCGTctcccatcagcagcagcagcagcagctctgtacCCAGCAGTGCGGAGAAGCGTCTTCCCTGTGAGTTCTGTGGTCGCTGCTTCACCAACAGCCTGGAATGGGAGCGCCACGTCCTTCGACATGGCAT GATGGTTAACAACAGTCGGATggacaccaccagcagcagcaccacttCAGCAATAGAGGCCTCAGCTCCATCTTCCACCAGCTCCTCTGTGTTCGTAGACACAAAACCGGACCTGTCTGCCAACACAAAAGAGGAAGCAACCCCTGCTGATGCATCGCTGACAAGTCAAAGCCAGTATGTGGAAGACAAAGAAATGCTTGACACCAAAAAGGATCAACAGTCTGGTTGA